DNA sequence from the Pseudoduganella plicata genome:
CGACCGGCCAGCGCCCCTCTTTCACTGCAACCGTGTTACAACGTCAATTCTTCCAGCGCAGCGCCACGCCGATGGTGCGGTCGTAACGGCGGATGTCGCGCGCCAGTTGCGGCACCGAGTGGTAATCCTTGTACTTGAAGTCCGTCAGATTGGTGCCGTCCACCGTCAGGCTGACGTTCTTCGTCAGCTTGTACGTGACCGACGCATCCAGGGACTTCATCGGATCGACCACCAGGTCATATTGCGAGGCGCGGTAAGCATACTCGGAGACGAAGCGCGAGCGCCAGCTCCAGGCCACGCGAGCCGACCAGTCGCCGCGCTCGTACAGGCCGATCAGGTTGTACGCCCACTTCGACATGCCGGCAAAGCTGTTGACTTTGCCGTCCGGCTCCGTCAGGCCGCCATGCGTATACGTGCCGTTCGCTTCGACACCGAAACCGCTCAGCCAGCCCGGCAGCCAGTCGTAGAACTGCTTGTACGCGATCTCGACGCCTTCGAGCTTGCCGTCGCTCGTGTTGTACGGGCGGCTCACGTCATAGGTGATGCCATCGTAGGTCTCCGGCGTGGACTTGCGGCGGATGTAGTTCTTGAATTCGTGCGAGAACACGGTGCCCGTCACGGAGCCGGTCGGCGCGAAGTACCACTCCAGCGACGCATCCATGTTCTTGCTCTCGATGGGCTTCAGGCTCGGGTTGCCCGACGTGCCGGTCGCCAGCGTCGTATTGCCCGCCGCGTGCAGCACGAGGCCCGGATTGAAGTCGACGAACGCCGGACGCTGCGTGGCCTTGCCCCAGGTGAAGCGGGCCTGCAGGTCGTCGCGGAACCTGGCGCGCAACGCCACGTTCGGCAGGTAATCGGTGCCCGTCGTCTTCGTGCTGGCGCCGACCACCGCGTTGTTGATGAGCGAATTGCCGCGCAGGTCCTGCTCCGTGCGCACCGCACGCAATCCCACCGAGCCGTCCACCGGCACCGACCATGCGTCGAACGCGATATCGGCCTTGCCGTAGATTGCCTGCGTCTTCTCGATATCGGCGTAGTACGACAGCGGGTCTTCGGGATTGGGCGTCGTCGTCCCCGTGAAGGTCTGGCGCAGGTCGCTCGTGTTGTTCAGCAGGTAGCCGGCGCACGGGATCGGAAACTGCGCGATGCCGTAATTGCCGGCGGTGGCCGGCGACAGGCACGTGAAGCCGGGGATCGAGTTGATCATCACCTGGTTCGGCGAATACGCGCCAGGATGATTCACGGAGCCCTCGATGCCGTGAATCGACGTCGCGCGGCGCTTGGCGATGCGCACGCCGCCCGAGAACTCGCGGAAGAAGCCCTTGTTCGCCGGCTCGTATATGGCATCGAGCCGCCAATCGGTGGAGCTGCCTTCGTCGTGGCCGTGCTGGTCGAAGAATTTCTCGAGGAAGAAGTTGGAACCGGTCGTGATGTCGGAACCCGGATACGTGATGGAACCGACGCCGTTATCGATACTGCCGGAGACGTTGGGCATGTAGCCGACGATATCGACGATCGGATTCTGGTTGCGGAACTTGCTGGTGGTGCGTGCCAGCTCCGTCTTCAGGCGCAGCCGGTCGTTGACGTCCCACGTGGCGCCAGTGGCGGCCTGAGTCGTGCGCGAATATTGGCGGCGGCCCTGCGTGGAGCTCAGGGTCCACTGGTCTGCGCCGTCCTTCGAGATCGACTGCAGGTAGTTCGTGCCAGGCACGGTGGCGATCGTCGCGCCCTTGTTCAGCGGCAGCTGGCCAAGGAAGAAGTTGGTCTGCGCATCATGCTCGATGCGGGTGTTGATCACCTCCGCGAACACTTCCACGTCCGAGTTGGGGCGCCATTGCAGCACGCCGTTGCCGGCCCAGCGCTTGCGGTCGCCCCCGGTCATCGTACGGCCGATGGTGTCCGGGCCCGTCAGGCCGTTCTCGATCGACAGCGGGATGCCTACCCACGCGGCTTCGTCCTGGTAGCGGCCGCGCTGGTACGAGTAGCCCAGCAGCGCGCCGAATTCGCCGTACGCCGTCTTCCAGCGGTTCGACACCATGCCGGACAGCTGCGGATCGGTGGCGCTGGACTTGTCGCGGTTCTCGGCACGGCCCATCAGGCTGGCGGTGTAGCCCTTGAAGTCGAACGGACGATTCGTGCGCACGTCGATGACGCCTGCGGTGCCGCCTTCGACCATGTCCACACCCTGCGATTTGTAGACGTCCAGGCGCGACAGCATCGTCGTCGGGATATCGGCCAGGAACAGGCTGCGGCTCACCGCCGAGAACATCTCGCGGCCATTGAGCAGCGTGACGGCGCCCGGCAGGCCGCGAATGACGACGTTGCCCGCCTCGCCCGCTTCGCGGATGATCTGCACGCCCGTGATGCGGCCGAGGATCTCGGCCACGTTCTTGTCGGGGAATTTGCCGATGTCGTCGGCGACAATGGAGTCCACCACCTGTTCGTTATTCTGCTTGAACGCCTGCGCGTTGCGTGCCGCGCTGCGTATCCCGGTGACGGTGACCACGGCGCCGGTC
Encoded proteins:
- a CDS encoding TonB-dependent receptor; the encoded protein is MKTIPSGRSAPKSCPSALKATVAVLAAAGVLSSASVWAQQGVAVQPGAQDSAGASPAGATGAGDAVAQTGAVVTVTGIRSAARNAQAFKQNNEQVVDSIVADDIGKFPDKNVAEILGRITGVQIIREAGEAGNVVIRGLPGAVTLLNGREMFSAVSRSLFLADIPTTMLSRLDVYKSQGVDMVEGGTAGVIDVRTNRPFDFKGYTASLMGRAENRDKSSATDPQLSGMVSNRWKTAYGEFGALLGYSYQRGRYQDEAAWVGIPLSIENGLTGPDTIGRTMTGGDRKRWAGNGVLQWRPNSDVEVFAEVINTRIEHDAQTNFFLGQLPLNKGATIATVPGTNYLQSISKDGADQWTLSSTQGRRQYSRTTQAATGATWDVNDRLRLKTELARTTSKFRNQNPIVDIVGYMPNVSGSIDNGVGSITYPGSDITTGSNFFLEKFFDQHGHDEGSSTDWRLDAIYEPANKGFFREFSGGVRIAKRRATSIHGIEGSVNHPGAYSPNQVMINSIPGFTCLSPATAGNYGIAQFPIPCAGYLLNNTSDLRQTFTGTTTPNPEDPLSYYADIEKTQAIYGKADIAFDAWSVPVDGSVGLRAVRTEQDLRGNSLINNAVVGASTKTTGTDYLPNVALRARFRDDLQARFTWGKATQRPAFVDFNPGLVLHAAGNTTLATGTSGNPSLKPIESKNMDASLEWYFAPTGSVTGTVFSHEFKNYIRRKSTPETYDGITYDVSRPYNTSDGKLEGVEIAYKQFYDWLPGWLSGFGVEANGTYTHGGLTEPDGKVNSFAGMSKWAYNLIGLYERGDWSARVAWSWRSRFVSEYAYRASQYDLVVDPMKSLDASVTYKLTKNVSLTVDGTNLTDFKYKDYHSVPQLARDIRRYDRTIGVALRWKN